A genomic stretch from Setaria viridis chromosome 1, Setaria_viridis_v4.0, whole genome shotgun sequence includes:
- the LOC117840787 gene encoding cationic amino acid transporter 9, chloroplastic translates to MTQEPTSLLPVWALMLTTRRPKSRRHQLPISSGAMEEADDHRPSSSTGRPFLSGLCSAALRRKPLGAHASAAASGEGLVRQLGVLELVLLGIGASIGAGIFVITGTVARDTGPGVTISFVLAGAACVLNALCYAELASRFPAVVGGAYLYTYAAFNEITAFLVFTQLMVDYHIGAASIARSLASYFIQFLELLPFLKGHIPSWIGHGEEFFGGIVSINILAPILLILLTAILCYGVKESSAVNTFMTTLKIVIVIVVVFAGVFEVDVTNWSPFMPNGFKSVVTGATVVFFAYVGFDAVANSAEEAKSPQRDLPIGILGSLLACVLLYVAVCLVITGMVPYTLLGEDAPLAEAFAAKGLKFVTVLISIGAVAGLTTTLLVGLYVQSRLYLGLGRDGLLPSIFAKVHPTRHTPLHSQIWVGCVAAVMAGLFNVHMLSHILSVGTLTGYSVVSACAITLRWNDKATSRRSLGIMSIWQEGVLCLVIVALCGFIVGLCYRYNYAIAFMVVAFLIAIAASFALQFRQVYVDPPGFSCPGVPLVPVISVFFNMVLFAQLHEEAWYRFVILSLIAVGIYAGYGQYNAAPYSSDHSSIGYHGVPSEAP, encoded by the exons ATGACGCAAGAGCCGACGTCACTCCTCCCGGTCTGGGCGCTGATGCTAACGACGCGAAGGCCCAAGTCGCGACGCCACCAGCTCCCCATCTCCTCAGGCGCCATGGAGGAAGCCGACGACCACAGGCCCTCCTCCTCGaccggccgccccttcctctCCGGCCTCTGCTCCGCGGCGCTCCGCCGCAAGCCCCTCGGCGCCCACGcgtccgccgcggcctccggcgAGGGCCTCGTGCGGCAGCTCGGCGTCCTCGAGCTCGTGCTGCTCGGAATCGGCGCGTCCATCGGGGCTGGCATCTTCGTCATCACCGGCACCGTCGCCCGCGACACCGGCCCAG GTGTTACGATCAGTTTTGTTCTTGCTGGAGCTGCGTGTGTGCTCAATGCCTTGTGCTATGCTGAACTCGCATCTCGATTCCCTGCTGTGGTTGGGGGAGCATACCTCTACACATATGCGGCGTTCAATGAGATCACTGCCTTCTTGGTTTTCACCCAGTTGATGGTGGATTACCATATTGGTGCGGCAAGCATTGCTCGTAGCTTAGCGAGTTACTTTATCCAATTCTTGGAGCTGCTCCCATTCCTGAAGGGCCATATTCCAAGCTGGATAGGACATGGAGAGGAGTTTTTCGGTGGTATCGTATCGATTAATATATTGGCCCCAATTCTTCTCATCCTATTAACTGCAATTCTCTGCTATGGTGTGAAGGAATCATCAGCTGTGAACACTTTTATGACTACACTGAAG ATAGTCATTGTTATAGTCGTTGTATTTGCTGGTGTGTTTGAGGTGGATGTAACAAATTGGTCACCATTTATGCCAAATGGTTTCAAATCTGTTGTGACTGGAGCAACAGTAGTCTTTTTTGCATATGTTGGATTTGATGCAGTTGCTAATTCTGCTGAGGAAGCCAAAAGTCCACAG AGGGATTTGCCCATTGGTATCTTAGGAAGCCTTCTAGCATGTGTTCTATTATATGTTGCTGTATGCTTGGTCATTACTGGAATGGTGCCATATACATTACTTGGTGAAGATGCTCCTTTGGCTGAGGCTTTTGCTGCTAAGGGGCTGAAATTTGTTACTGTATTGATCAGCATTGGTGCTGTTGCTGGACTTACTACAACACTTCTAGTTGGATTGTATGTTCAG TCACGTTTGTATCTTGGGCTTGGAAGGGATGGGCTGCTACCTTCAATATTTGCTAAAGTACACCCAACAAGGCATACTCCTCTGCACTCTCAGATCTGGGTTGGCTGTGTTGCCGCAGTCATGGCAGGTCTCTTTAATGTGCACATGCTCTCTCATATTCTTTCTGTTGGGACCCTG ACCGGTTATTCAGTTGTATCAGCTTGTGCGATCACATTAAGATGGAATGACAAAGCAACTAGTCGTCGCTCCCTTGGAATTATGTCAATCTGGCAAGAGGGTGTTCTATGTCTTGTCATAGTTGCTCTTTGTGGTTTTATAGTGGGACTTTGCTATCGATACAACTATGCTATTGCCTTTATGGTAGTAGCGTTCCTGATAGCTATTGCTGCCAGTTTCGCTCTCCAGTTTCGTCAG GTCTATGTTGATCCGCCTGGCTTTTCTTGTCCTGGGGTACCGCTGGTTCCAGTTATCTCTGTTTTCTTCAACATGGTCCTGTTTGCTCAG CTACATGAAGAAGCGTGGTATAGATTTGTCATCCTGAGTCTGATCGCCGTGGGAATTTACGCGGGCTATGGTCAGTACAATGCTGCCCCTTACAGCTCGGACCACTCATCTATTGGTTACCACGGAGTTCCTTCTGAAGCTCCATGA
- the LOC117865153 gene encoding probable protein phosphatase 2C 21 has product MGASNSRPEPVVQQLTEGGENAKISYGVSTIRRKNVKQSASAFAAVPNLDNLTSFFGVYDGDEGVEVALLCATQFHNELRNHPFYKHNLNGAIRMTFYRMDELLQLSDEWKKLLPRAPSGPIQRLFRKACSCAYRWPFTQPPPYIPPQESGCTACVAAIRGYKIIIGNAGHSRCIISRNGQAIELTTDHKPENRNERRRIERAGGQVIKDRVVELPGEAEGFFQQRGSGTARINGILTHSRAIGYFAFKNSKNLNYQRQMVTCNPEVITMGITNDVEFLVIVSEGIWTFLTSQGVVDFIRSQLAAGTTNLRTICRRLCDHCELAAYNVTAILVQFMEAPPPKPKENLSGDNGNSNESGGNGNNNGAPPQAPEENLSGGNGNNSYDAPAAALEEQEEHEVYEQPEGREDQPLLTDHEITED; this is encoded by the exons ATGGGTGCATCCAACAGCCGTCCAGAACCTGTGGTTCAACAGCTTACCGAAGGAGGAGAAAATGCCAAAATTAGTTATGGAGTATCAACTATTCGGCGCAAGAACGTGAAACAATCTGCTTCTGCT TTTGCAGCTGTCCCAAATCTGGATAACCTCACATCTTTCTTTGGTGTTTATGATGGCGATGAAG GTGTTGAAGTGGCATTGTTATGTGCAACACAATTTCATAATGAGCTTCGCAACCATCCATTCTATAAACACAATCTGAATGGTGCAATTAGGATGACGTTTTACAG AATGGATGAGCTGTTGCAACTGTCAGATGAATGGAAGAAATTACTTCCTCGTGCTCCTAGTGGTCCGATACAACGTCTCTTTCGCAAGGCTTGTAGTTGTGCTTACCGTTGGCCCTTCACACAG CCTCCCCCTTACATACCGCCACAAGAGTCAGGATGCACAGCATGTGTAGCTGCCATTAGAGGCTACAAGATCATTATTGGAAATGCTGGCCATTCTCGTTGCATAATCTCAAGGAATGGTCAG GCAATTGAATTAACCACCGATCACAAACCAGAAAATCGGAATGAAAGACGGAGAATTGAAAGAGCAGGGGGGCAAGTAATCAAGGATAGGGTTGTTGAACTACCAGGAGAAGCAGAAGGATTCTTCCAGCAGCGAGGGTCGGGTACCGCTCGGATTAATGGAATCTTAACTCACTCCAGAGCGATTG GCTATTTTGCATTCAAGAATAGCAAGAATTTGAATTATCAACGCCAAATGGTGACATGTAATCCAGAAGTTATCACT ATGGGTATTACCAATGATGTTGAGTTCCTTGTCATAGTAAGTGAGGGTATCTG GACCTTTCTGACAAGTCAGGGTGTGGTTGATTTTATACGCTCCCAATTAGCAGCC GGGACAACTAATCTGCGCACTATCTGTAGGAGACTTTGTGATCATTGTGAGCTAGCTGCCTACAACGTGACCGCCATACTGGTTCAGTTCATGGAAGCCCCACCACCCAAACCGAAAGAGAACTTGTCTGGTGACAACGGGAACAGCAACGAGTCTGGTGGCAATGGAAACAACAATGGCGCCCCGCCACAAGCACCGGAAGAGAACTTGTCTGGTGGCAACGGCAACAACAGCTACGACGCTCCAGCAGCCGCACTGGAAGAGCAAGAGGAACACGAGGTCTATGAACAACCTGAAGGCCGTGAAGACCAGCCCCTCCTCACTGACCATGAGATAACGGAAGACTGA